One region of Trinickia violacea genomic DNA includes:
- a CDS encoding alpha/beta hydrolase family protein: protein MRWIATLVLAVLCTCSALAAPAGFNAGVIRLTVVGEADPFDTVVFYPTYEREVPWQAGPFTVEATRNVPPVPDNRFPVVLISHGRGGGPFSHRELATALARAGFIVVLPTHLGDASGYPRAPSQAQILIDRPRQAEAALNAVLADPRFSASADVGRIGMIGYSAGGYTALILAGAKPDFAYASAYCANHDDPGSCPRSATRNGANGTQGRAAVPADLLAWQPPVDRRLKALVLMDPLAMMFEASGLSAVRIPTMLYRPQDDSYLGSASNSLAVVSGLPAPPAVHIVPGNHFVFIDPCPAAVAASVALICQDAPGVDRVEVHRQIDHEVVDFLRANL, encoded by the coding sequence ATGCGTTGGATCGCGACCCTTGTACTGGCAGTCTTGTGCACCTGTTCCGCGCTGGCTGCGCCGGCAGGTTTTAACGCGGGGGTGATCCGTCTGACGGTGGTGGGCGAGGCAGATCCTTTCGACACGGTCGTCTTTTACCCTACGTACGAGCGTGAGGTCCCATGGCAAGCAGGCCCGTTCACTGTCGAGGCGACGCGCAATGTTCCACCTGTACCGGATAACCGCTTTCCCGTTGTATTGATTTCACACGGACGAGGTGGCGGCCCTTTCAGCCACCGTGAATTGGCTACCGCTCTGGCTCGCGCCGGATTTATCGTCGTCTTGCCGACGCACCTTGGGGACGCTTCAGGCTATCCCCGGGCTCCGTCCCAAGCCCAGATTCTGATTGATCGCCCCCGGCAAGCAGAGGCCGCACTCAATGCAGTCCTCGCAGATCCGCGGTTTTCGGCGAGCGCCGATGTCGGCCGAATTGGCATGATCGGATACTCGGCCGGTGGCTACACTGCGCTGATTCTGGCGGGGGCGAAACCCGACTTTGCGTACGCCAGTGCGTACTGCGCGAATCACGATGATCCGGGATCGTGTCCACGTTCAGCAACCCGCAATGGTGCAAACGGCACCCAAGGTAGAGCTGCAGTACCCGCTGACCTGTTAGCCTGGCAACCGCCCGTCGATCGCCGTCTGAAGGCCCTGGTGCTGATGGATCCACTGGCCATGATGTTTGAGGCATCTGGCTTGTCCGCTGTGCGCATACCGACGATGCTCTATCGACCGCAGGACGACAGCTATCTTGGTTCTGCGAGCAACTCCCTTGCCGTTGTGTCAGGCTTGCCCGCACCGCCTGCAGTCCACATCGTGCCAGGCAACCACTTCGTTTTCATTGATCCTTGTCCGGCCGCAGTCGCCGCCAGTGTGGCACTGATCTGTCAGGATGCGCCCGGGGTCGATCGAGTGGAGGTTCATCGCCAGATCGATCACGAGGTCGTGGACTTCCTGCGCGCAAATCTATAA
- a CDS encoding FAD-dependent oxidoreductase: protein MDKPVILAVDDDPIVSGAVARDLQVAYGEHYQIVRTESGKAALDAAQELRRLNRPVALFIADQRMPHMSGIEFLEQAIDLFPEAKRVLLTAYADTDAAIRAINTVHLDQYLLKPWHPPEQNFYPALDDLLADWQASYRPAFQGIRLLDHRWSPQGHQLRDFMARNHIPYRWLDVERHDEADPLLNALSPMQRQLPVVVFEDGTVLSRPTTGQIAEQVGLRTRSTTPFYDLLIVGGGPAGLAAAVYGASEGLHVAIVECDAPGGQAGTSSHIDNYLGFPAGVTGAELSRRALMQAKRFGAEMILTQQAVGLRIDEPYKFVRLSDGAEVSCLALMVASGVSYRKLEARGIEELTGAGVYYGASVVEAVACANQDLYVVGAANSAGQGAMFLSKYARSVTILCRGSSLNPDMSHYLVKEINETENIHLRPNTMVESVSGQGHLAQITLRDVLTGQTESVPATGLFVFIGAAPCTEWLRGVLERDEHGFLLTGRVVLKASRGQGGWLPRRDPFLLETSVPGVFAAGDVRADSVKRVAAAVGEGTIAVHFVHQYLANL, encoded by the coding sequence ATGGATAAGCCCGTCATCCTTGCAGTCGACGACGACCCCATCGTGTCCGGCGCGGTCGCGCGTGATTTGCAGGTCGCGTACGGCGAGCATTACCAGATCGTACGCACCGAATCAGGCAAGGCGGCGCTCGACGCCGCGCAAGAGTTGCGCCGGCTAAACCGCCCAGTCGCGCTTTTCATCGCAGACCAGCGCATGCCGCACATGAGCGGTATCGAGTTTCTCGAGCAGGCAATCGACCTGTTTCCCGAAGCCAAGCGCGTGCTGCTGACCGCCTACGCGGATACGGATGCCGCGATCCGCGCGATCAATACGGTGCACCTCGACCAGTACCTGCTCAAACCCTGGCATCCGCCGGAACAGAACTTCTATCCGGCGCTCGACGATCTGCTCGCCGACTGGCAGGCCTCCTATCGGCCCGCGTTTCAGGGTATTCGTCTGCTCGATCATCGCTGGTCGCCGCAAGGGCATCAGTTGCGCGACTTCATGGCGCGCAATCACATTCCATACCGATGGCTGGACGTGGAACGGCACGACGAGGCAGACCCGCTCCTGAACGCGCTGAGCCCCATGCAGCGGCAACTGCCGGTGGTCGTCTTCGAGGACGGCACCGTCTTGAGCCGGCCCACGACCGGTCAGATTGCCGAACAGGTGGGCCTGCGCACGCGTTCGACCACGCCGTTTTATGACCTCCTGATCGTCGGTGGCGGGCCGGCCGGGCTGGCTGCCGCCGTATATGGCGCATCTGAGGGACTTCATGTGGCGATTGTCGAATGCGATGCGCCCGGTGGCCAGGCCGGCACCAGTTCTCATATCGACAACTATCTCGGCTTTCCGGCCGGCGTGACCGGCGCGGAGTTGTCGCGCCGTGCGCTGATGCAGGCGAAGCGTTTCGGCGCCGAAATGATCCTGACGCAACAGGCGGTGGGTCTGCGCATCGACGAGCCGTACAAATTCGTCAGGCTGTCGGATGGAGCCGAAGTGAGCTGCCTTGCGCTCATGGTCGCGAGCGGCGTGTCTTATCGCAAGCTCGAGGCTCGCGGTATCGAGGAGCTGACGGGTGCGGGCGTCTATTACGGTGCCTCGGTTGTCGAGGCTGTCGCCTGCGCCAATCAGGATCTCTATGTCGTCGGCGCGGCTAATTCAGCCGGACAGGGTGCGATGTTCCTGTCGAAGTACGCACGCTCGGTGACAATCCTGTGCCGCGGTTCGTCCTTGAACCCCGACATGTCGCACTATCTGGTCAAAGAGATCAACGAGACGGAGAACATCCATCTGCGTCCCAACACCATGGTGGAGAGCGTGAGCGGTCAGGGGCACCTTGCGCAAATCACGCTGCGCGATGTCCTGACCGGACAAACAGAGTCTGTCCCCGCGACTGGCCTTTTCGTTTTCATCGGCGCCGCGCCCTGCACGGAGTGGCTGCGTGGAGTACTCGAGCGCGACGAGCATGGCTTTCTGTTGACGGGCCGCGTCGTCCTCAAGGCAAGCCGGGGGCAGGGCGGATGGTTGCCTAGGCGCGACCCGTTCCTGCTGGAAACCAGCGTTCCGGGTGTGTTTGCGGCCGGCGACGTGCGTGCCGACTCGGTCAAGCGCGTTGCGGCGGCTGTCGGGGAAGGCACGATTGCGGTGCACTTCGTCCACCAGTACTTGGCGAATCTATGA
- a CDS encoding MFS transporter encodes MSKQVLLEDLPLRPFHVGVAFSGTGGQFSDGFVLGIIGIAVSMAAGPLHLDALWMGLLGAASLAGLFFGSMLAGPIADKYGRRTIFAYDMLLFAVVSAAQYFVTSPSQLLVLRLVLGLILGADYVVSKSLVTEYSPRRYRGRLLSVLAAAWAAGYVGAYLAGFAMRDIGPDAWRLMLAASGVPALLILPFRLIVPESPMWLMKRGRGDEALAIIHRRFGGEVMLSTTAAVSQQHKGAWSQLFSPRWRKNTLVGCVFYTCQVIPYFALGTFAPKVLEALHVKDKFVGGLVYNILLFVGAVIGLLIIDRLSRRTFLLGTFYLAALSLAVLTYASFGPMGTMLVFGLFACILSAAANLEFVYPPELFPTHLRASGVGLAVASSRFGSAISTFLLPIAVQHVGIHTALGVCVAVLLFGGVFCHFMAPETGSENLSDVKSESVVEDAHEAAEQHDTSFATATPGGTKTRLR; translated from the coding sequence GTGAGCAAACAGGTATTACTCGAAGACTTGCCTCTTCGCCCATTCCACGTCGGAGTTGCATTCAGTGGAACTGGCGGTCAGTTCAGCGATGGCTTCGTGCTGGGCATCATCGGCATTGCCGTCAGCATGGCCGCTGGCCCGCTGCACCTCGATGCGCTATGGATGGGGCTGCTCGGAGCGGCCTCGCTCGCGGGCCTGTTCTTCGGCAGCATGCTGGCGGGGCCGATTGCGGACAAATACGGTCGTCGGACTATTTTCGCGTACGACATGCTGCTCTTCGCGGTCGTCTCTGCCGCACAGTATTTTGTGACGTCACCCTCGCAGTTGCTCGTCTTGCGTCTGGTGCTCGGGCTCATCCTCGGCGCCGACTACGTGGTGAGCAAATCCCTCGTAACCGAATATTCTCCGCGCCGTTATCGCGGCCGTCTGCTGAGCGTACTCGCGGCAGCCTGGGCGGCGGGCTATGTCGGTGCCTACCTCGCTGGCTTTGCCATGCGCGACATTGGCCCTGATGCCTGGCGGCTGATGCTCGCAGCAAGCGGAGTTCCGGCACTCCTGATTCTCCCGTTCCGTCTTATCGTGCCCGAGTCGCCGATGTGGCTGATGAAGCGCGGTCGCGGCGACGAAGCACTGGCCATCATTCATCGCAGGTTTGGCGGCGAGGTCATGCTCTCGACGACAGCAGCCGTATCGCAGCAACACAAGGGCGCCTGGTCGCAGCTGTTCTCGCCCCGCTGGCGCAAGAACACGTTAGTCGGCTGCGTCTTCTACACCTGCCAAGTCATTCCTTACTTTGCGCTGGGCACTTTCGCGCCAAAAGTCCTTGAGGCTCTGCACGTCAAAGACAAGTTCGTGGGCGGCCTCGTCTATAACATCCTGCTCTTCGTGGGTGCTGTGATTGGCCTGCTGATCATCGATAGGCTCTCCCGTCGCACGTTCCTCCTCGGAACCTTCTATCTTGCGGCGCTCAGTTTGGCTGTGCTGACCTACGCCAGCTTTGGGCCCATGGGCACGATGCTCGTCTTCGGCCTCTTCGCGTGCATTCTCTCGGCAGCGGCGAACCTCGAATTTGTCTATCCGCCCGAGCTCTTCCCGACGCACCTTCGCGCGTCCGGCGTCGGCTTGGCGGTCGCTTCGAGCCGCTTCGGTTCAGCCATCAGCACGTTCCTGCTGCCGATCGCGGTTCAACATGTCGGCATCCACACAGCGCTGGGTGTTTGCGTCGCGGTACTGCTCTTCGGTGGCGTCTTCTGCCATTTCATGGCACCGGAAACGGGCAGCGAGAACCTTTCCGACGTGAAGTCCGAAAGTGTCGTTGAGGACGCGCACGAGGCCGCTGAGCAACATGACACATCGTTTGCGACCGCCACGCCGGGTGGTACGAAGACACGCCTCCGATGA
- a CDS encoding aspartate ammonia-lyase, protein MNKQAPGEHRIERDYVGEVTIPGDKLYGVNTVRGVDNLTVSPLNIAYYSEFRDAFSQVKWAAALANRDNEVITNEQCEAIVAACKEVIAGQFDSSFVVDLMEGSGGTSTNMNFNEVIANRAQQILGHAAGSYEIVHPNDHVNRSQSTNDAYPAALKIATYAMLGPLINEVTQLAALFASKATEFADILHLGRTCLQDAQPMRLGQLFGGYASLTERLAEELVAVRDKLRTLPLGGTAIGTGFGAPAGYREAVYMHLRSVTGVDYQAPANPFDAMQNMDVFSRVSAELRTCAVSLAKIASDLTVLSSGPVGGLGELRLPEAQAGSSIMPGKVNPVLPMAMIQLSFAVVGNDVAVAQAVQYGELEINHFEPVVASRVFDSIALLTNGIQRFAEKCVKGIKADVARNEKHLMESMAVATALVPKIGYARVSKLARQSVAEGRSLVTILDESGLLSPDDTIAAIRKASYPVFGA, encoded by the coding sequence ATGAATAAGCAAGCACCGGGCGAACATCGAATTGAACGTGACTATGTTGGCGAGGTCACCATTCCTGGCGACAAACTGTATGGCGTGAATACGGTTCGCGGGGTCGACAACCTCACGGTTTCACCCTTGAACATCGCCTACTACTCGGAGTTCCGAGACGCCTTCTCGCAGGTCAAATGGGCCGCGGCATTGGCCAATCGCGACAACGAGGTCATTACCAACGAACAGTGTGAGGCCATCGTTGCTGCTTGCAAGGAAGTCATCGCGGGACAGTTCGACTCCTCGTTCGTGGTCGACCTGATGGAAGGTTCGGGCGGCACATCGACCAACATGAACTTCAACGAGGTCATCGCGAATCGTGCCCAGCAAATCCTGGGGCATGCTGCCGGAAGTTACGAGATCGTTCACCCGAATGACCACGTCAACCGCTCCCAATCGACGAACGATGCCTATCCGGCGGCCTTGAAGATCGCCACGTACGCGATGCTCGGACCGCTTATCAACGAGGTCACGCAACTCGCGGCCCTTTTTGCGAGCAAAGCCACGGAGTTCGCCGACATTCTGCATCTTGGCAGGACCTGCCTGCAGGACGCCCAGCCGATGCGTCTCGGTCAGCTCTTTGGAGGCTACGCATCGCTTACTGAACGTCTGGCGGAGGAGCTTGTCGCGGTGCGCGACAAGCTCCGCACGCTTCCGCTGGGCGGCACCGCAATCGGAACTGGGTTCGGCGCTCCGGCAGGTTACCGCGAGGCCGTGTATATGCATCTCCGAAGTGTCACCGGCGTGGACTATCAGGCGCCGGCAAATCCGTTTGACGCCATGCAGAACATGGACGTGTTCTCGCGCGTCTCCGCCGAACTTCGTACCTGCGCTGTGTCTCTCGCGAAGATCGCTTCCGACCTGACCGTGCTGTCGTCAGGTCCTGTCGGCGGACTTGGGGAGCTGAGGCTGCCGGAGGCACAGGCAGGCTCTTCCATCATGCCGGGCAAGGTCAATCCGGTCCTGCCGATGGCGATGATCCAGTTGAGCTTTGCGGTCGTTGGAAACGACGTTGCCGTAGCTCAGGCGGTTCAGTACGGCGAACTGGAAATCAACCATTTCGAGCCGGTGGTTGCTTCGCGTGTCTTCGACAGCATCGCTTTGCTCACCAACGGCATTCAGCGCTTTGCCGAAAAGTGCGTGAAGGGCATCAAGGCTGATGTGGCGCGCAACGAGAAGCACCTTATGGAATCGATGGCCGTTGCGACTGCGCTTGTCCCAAAGATTGGCTATGCGCGTGTCAGCAAGCTCGCGCGACAATCTGTGGCCGAAGGGCGCTCGTTGGTCACGATTCTGGATGAGTCCGGATTGCTCTCTCCGGACGACACGATCGCGGCTATCCGCAAGGCGTCGTACCCCGTGTTTGGTGCCTGA
- a CDS encoding LysR family transcriptional regulator → MSSNKPIDMHAVQVFVAVAEEGSMSAAATRMGISQSGVSQIIRQLEDELGVVLVNRTTRPMALTPYGIALRNRGAVLSEEIANLKAQVVEAGRGIKPDLRIGLVDSFASTCGSVFTKKLLGKVSQLSIRTGLSPQQGEALLRRDLDLIVTSDPLMDANDVVRYRLFSERYFVITPKNLGTPVKTIDDLRTLTNSLPIVRFNRTSQVGMQIERYLRRIEIRAPIRLELDNADALTSMVAEGIGWAITSPMCLLQAVTHAGNVATHVVEKLELERSLYLVARRDEYNAFFDDACDTAREVIETSFLLRLTALGGNIAKLITVGGRNSHE, encoded by the coding sequence ATGTCGTCGAACAAACCCATTGATATGCACGCTGTACAAGTCTTCGTCGCTGTCGCGGAAGAGGGAAGCATGTCGGCCGCAGCAACAAGGATGGGCATATCCCAGTCGGGCGTATCGCAAATCATTCGGCAGCTCGAAGACGAACTGGGCGTCGTGCTGGTCAACCGGACGACTCGACCGATGGCGCTGACGCCCTATGGCATCGCACTGAGAAACCGAGGTGCGGTGCTAAGCGAAGAGATCGCCAATCTCAAGGCGCAAGTCGTCGAAGCAGGGCGCGGTATCAAACCCGACTTGCGCATCGGATTGGTCGACTCATTCGCGTCCACGTGCGGTTCGGTTTTTACGAAAAAGCTGCTGGGAAAGGTGTCCCAGTTGTCGATTCGAACCGGGTTGAGTCCTCAACAGGGAGAAGCGCTCCTGCGCCGCGACCTGGACTTGATCGTCACGAGCGACCCGCTGATGGACGCCAATGACGTCGTCCGGTATCGGCTGTTTTCCGAGCGGTACTTTGTGATAACGCCAAAGAACCTCGGAACGCCCGTGAAAACCATCGACGATTTGAGGACATTGACCAACAGCTTGCCCATCGTCAGATTCAACCGGACCTCTCAGGTGGGCATGCAAATTGAACGGTACCTCCGGCGCATCGAGATCCGCGCGCCGATCAGGCTTGAACTGGACAACGCCGATGCTTTGACCTCGATGGTGGCGGAAGGGATCGGCTGGGCCATTACATCACCCATGTGCCTTCTTCAGGCAGTGACTCATGCGGGCAACGTTGCCACTCATGTAGTCGAGAAGTTAGAGCTGGAGCGCTCGCTGTACCTCGTAGCGCGCCGGGACGAATACAACGCTTTCTTCGACGACGCTTGCGATACGGCGCGCGAAGTGATCGAGACGTCGTTCCTACTGAGGCTGACAGCGCTCGGTGGGAACATTGCAAAACTCATTACCGTTGGCGGAAGGAATTCCCATGAATAA
- a CDS encoding ATP-binding protein, translating into MSDLATLFEMPLFAGLSEERKQWLCENLIERRLKRGDVLIREGERVTHQYILLEGELVTEKIVGGRPMFDDRRSAPTSIAEASLLAEVPAPLTFTAVTDCRLVALSEDAFRMLLSECQSYSRAIYRSMFARISAYDTFILTGEKLAALGRLSAGLAHELNNPAAAVARATDQLRASLVGTGEAIHALVSSTMPVDVMGTLNELASRAIPEQASHQSPVQQSEAEGLLADWLAGRGTAKPWLVAPHLVAAGISLDDLAPVAARVSSAQFGAGIRWLAARLELRALADEAWLGAARISELVKAMKDYSYMDQAPLQEVDIHDGIEDTLTIMRYKLKHGVTVKRDYDRTLPRVPVYGSELNQVWTNLIDNAVDAMSGEGEITIRTRREGNLASVEIADTGPGIPEEIQAQLFDPFFTTKPPGKGSGLGLHIAYRTVVNRHGGTINIVSRAGESIFQVRLPLAIH; encoded by the coding sequence ATGAGCGACCTGGCCACCTTGTTCGAGATGCCGCTCTTCGCGGGGTTGTCCGAAGAGCGCAAGCAATGGCTGTGCGAAAACCTGATCGAGCGTCGCCTGAAGAGGGGCGACGTGTTGATTCGGGAAGGGGAGCGCGTCACCCATCAATACATCCTGCTCGAGGGCGAACTCGTGACGGAAAAAATCGTCGGTGGACGGCCCATGTTCGACGACCGGCGCAGCGCGCCGACATCCATCGCGGAAGCGTCGCTGCTCGCCGAAGTGCCGGCGCCGTTGACCTTCACCGCCGTGACGGACTGCAGATTGGTTGCGCTATCCGAAGACGCGTTTCGCATGCTGCTAAGCGAATGCCAGTCCTACAGCCGGGCCATCTACCGTTCGATGTTCGCGCGCATTAGCGCGTACGACACGTTCATTCTCACGGGCGAGAAGCTGGCCGCACTGGGCCGGCTGTCCGCTGGACTGGCGCACGAGCTGAACAATCCCGCAGCCGCCGTCGCACGCGCGACTGACCAGTTGCGCGCATCGCTCGTTGGCACTGGCGAAGCGATACACGCACTTGTTTCAAGCACGATGCCTGTCGACGTCATGGGGACGTTGAACGAGTTGGCAAGCCGCGCGATACCCGAGCAAGCGAGCCATCAAAGCCCGGTGCAGCAAAGCGAAGCGGAAGGCTTGCTTGCGGATTGGCTGGCTGGACGCGGCACCGCAAAACCGTGGCTCGTCGCACCGCATCTGGTGGCCGCGGGGATCTCGCTGGATGATCTTGCGCCGGTAGCCGCACGCGTGAGCTCCGCGCAGTTCGGCGCCGGCATCCGGTGGCTGGCGGCAAGGCTGGAACTGCGTGCTCTCGCGGACGAGGCGTGGCTCGGCGCCGCGCGTATCTCCGAGCTCGTGAAGGCCATGAAAGACTACTCGTATATGGACCAGGCGCCGCTTCAGGAGGTCGACATTCACGACGGCATCGAGGACACGCTGACGATCATGCGGTACAAGCTCAAGCATGGGGTCACGGTCAAGCGTGATTACGATCGCACGCTGCCACGAGTGCCGGTTTACGGTAGCGAACTCAATCAGGTGTGGACCAACTTGATCGACAACGCAGTTGATGCGATGTCGGGCGAGGGCGAGATCACTATTCGCACGCGCCGGGAAGGGAATCTGGCATCAGTCGAGATCGCTGATACGGGTCCTGGCATCCCGGAGGAGATCCAGGCGCAGCTATTCGATCCGTTCTTTACTACCAAACCGCCTGGCAAGGGAAGCGGCTTGGGCCTGCACATTGCTTACCGAACTGTCGTCAACCGCCACGGCGGCACGATCAATATCGTCTCGCGAGCGGGCGAATCAATATTCCAGGTGCGTCTGCCGCTGGCCATCCATTGA
- a CDS encoding sodium:solute symporter family protein, with product MTLTHRLIRAYALYTLGFFAFIYVLWRIERTTGAGVWVGYVFLFVPIAVYAVIGLLSRTSDLVEYYVAGRRVPSAFNGMATAADWLSAASFIGLAGSLYATGYDGLAYLMGWTGGYCLTAFLLAPYVRKLARYTIPDFLGTRFSSNTVRALAALAAILCSFVYLVAQIQGIGLIATRFIGVDFAIGISCGLAGILVCSFLGGMRAVTWTQVAQYIILISAFLIPVSMIAHKDGLGWVPQLSYGHLMEKLETLEHDVRDAPKEESVRVWYRQRAAQIDARIAALPASYDDEKGRLANDIAELRRHNGPLREIDQHERELADFPHDAAAARIVWTQERDEMLALATDPVPMHEAFPAANEDDRRIHERNFLSLLLCLSLGTASLPHILTRYNTTTSVSAARRSVGWTLFFVALFYVTVPVLAVLIKYEILSNLVGHSFADWPQWVTQWHRVEPSLIGIADTNRDGIIRWSEIRMQPDMVVLAAPEIAGLPYVMSGLIAAGALAAALSTADGLLLTIANALSHDVYYHMVDPSASSQRRVTISKILLLGVALFASYVASLNTGNILFLVGAAFSLAASSLFPVLVLGVFWKRTTKRGAVAGMVAGLVVCVYYIVSTYPYFAQLTGFAGQRWFGIEPISSGVFGVPAGFAVTIVVSLLDRKPDAYTTALVDYIRHP from the coding sequence ATGACGCTCACGCACCGGCTGATTCGCGCCTACGCGCTCTATACGCTCGGCTTCTTCGCGTTCATCTACGTGCTGTGGCGGATCGAGCGCACGACCGGCGCCGGCGTGTGGGTCGGCTACGTGTTCCTGTTCGTGCCGATCGCGGTGTACGCGGTGATCGGGCTGCTGTCGCGCACGTCCGATCTCGTCGAATACTACGTGGCGGGGCGGCGCGTGCCGTCGGCGTTCAACGGGATGGCGACGGCGGCCGACTGGCTCTCGGCGGCATCGTTCATCGGCCTCGCCGGCTCGCTCTACGCGACCGGCTACGACGGCCTCGCGTACCTGATGGGCTGGACGGGCGGCTACTGCCTCACGGCTTTTCTGCTCGCGCCGTATGTGCGCAAGCTCGCCCGCTACACGATTCCCGATTTTCTCGGCACGCGTTTTTCGAGCAACACGGTGCGCGCGCTCGCGGCGCTCGCCGCGATCCTGTGCTCGTTCGTCTATCTCGTCGCGCAGATCCAGGGGATCGGGCTGATCGCCACGCGTTTTATCGGCGTCGACTTCGCGATCGGCATTTCGTGCGGGCTCGCGGGGATACTCGTCTGTTCGTTCCTCGGCGGGATGCGCGCGGTGACGTGGACGCAGGTCGCGCAATACATCATCTTGATCAGCGCGTTTTTGATTCCGGTATCGATGATCGCGCACAAGGACGGCCTGGGCTGGGTGCCGCAGTTGAGCTACGGCCACTTGATGGAGAAGCTCGAGACGCTCGAGCACGACGTGCGCGACGCGCCGAAAGAGGAGAGCGTGCGCGTGTGGTACCGGCAGCGCGCGGCGCAGATCGATGCGAGGATCGCGGCGCTGCCTGCGTCGTATGACGATGAGAAAGGGCGGCTCGCGAACGACATCGCCGAACTGCGGCGGCACAACGGTCCGTTGCGCGAGATCGATCAGCACGAGCGCGAGCTGGCGGATTTTCCGCACGATGCCGCCGCGGCGCGCATCGTGTGGACGCAGGAGCGCGACGAAATGCTTGCGCTCGCAACCGATCCGGTGCCGATGCACGAGGCGTTTCCTGCCGCAAACGAGGACGATCGGCGCATCCATGAACGCAATTTCCTCTCGCTTCTGCTGTGCCTGTCGCTTGGCACCGCGAGCCTGCCGCATATCCTGACGCGCTATAACACGACGACCTCGGTCAGCGCCGCGCGGCGCTCCGTCGGGTGGACGCTTTTCTTTGTCGCGCTGTTCTATGTGACCGTGCCGGTGCTGGCGGTGTTGATCAAGTACGAGATCTTGTCGAACCTCGTCGGCCATTCGTTTGCCGACTGGCCGCAATGGGTGACGCAGTGGCATCGCGTGGAGCCGTCGCTGATCGGCATCGCCGATACGAATCGCGACGGCATCATCCGCTGGTCCGAGATCCGGATGCAGCCCGACATGGTCGTGCTCGCCGCGCCGGAGATCGCCGGGCTGCCGTATGTGATGTCGGGTTTGATCGCAGCGGGGGCGCTGGCCGCCGCGCTTTCCACGGCCGACGGTTTGCTGCTGACGATCGCTAACGCGCTGTCGCACGACGTCTACTACCACATGGTCGATCCGTCGGCGTCGAGCCAGCGGCGCGTGACGATATCGAAGATCCTGCTGCTGGGCGTGGCGTTGTTCGCTTCGTATGTGGCGTCGCTGAATACGGGGAATATTCTGTTTCTCGTGGGGGCGGCGTTTTCGCTGGCGGCGTCGAGTTTGTTTCCGGTGCTGGTGCTCGGCGTGTTCTGGAAGCGCACGACGAAGCGCGGCGCGGTGGCGGGCATGGTGGCGGGGCTCGTGGTGTGCGTCTATTACATCGTGTCGACCTACCCGTATTTCGCGCAGTTGACGGGCTTCGCCGGGCAGCGCTGGTTCGGGATCGAGCCGATCAGCTCGGGCGTGTTCGGCGTGCCGGCGGGGTTTGCCGTGACGATCGTCGTGAGCCTGCTGGATCGCAAGCCGGATGCCTATACGACGGCGCTTGTCGACTACATTCGGCACCCGTGA
- a CDS encoding SET domain-containing protein, with translation MRRIVVRNSPVHGRGVFALADIRTGSLILEYKGKLVSWKEAQRAYARSNAEGGHTFFFDLDDGRVIDGAQGGNSARWLNHCCAPNCAAEQDGERVFIRAIRAIKSGGELFLDYRLQVDVPRTAAVRRTYACRCGSVECRGTMLAAS, from the coding sequence ATGCGTCGCATCGTTGTTCGCAATTCTCCGGTTCACGGCCGCGGCGTGTTCGCGCTCGCCGATATTCGAACCGGTTCGTTGATCCTCGAATACAAAGGCAAGCTCGTCTCGTGGAAGGAGGCGCAAAGAGCGTATGCGCGTTCAAACGCGGAGGGCGGACACACGTTCTTCTTCGACCTGGACGATGGGCGGGTGATCGATGGCGCGCAAGGCGGAAATTCCGCCAGGTGGCTCAATCATTGTTGCGCACCGAATTGCGCGGCCGAACAAGACGGCGAACGCGTATTCATCCGAGCCATCCGTGCGATCAAGAGCGGTGGGGAGCTTTTCCTCGACTATCGGTTGCAGGTCGACGTGCCCCGCACCGCGGCGGTGAGACGCACGTATGCTTGTCGCTGCGGTTCGGTCGAGTGCCGAGGAACCATGCTGGCAGCATCGTAG